The following proteins are encoded in a genomic region of Triticum dicoccoides isolate Atlit2015 ecotype Zavitan chromosome 1B, WEW_v2.0, whole genome shotgun sequence:
- the LOC119305273 gene encoding uncharacterized protein LOC119305273 isoform X2: METAELQERQHAWRWPLDAMACSSGRCCLQLEWDPQLIRYFGGLGVLGVGGGGNPDDHGAIEHELGLFFPKCMELPGSSEPPLDDVMEWSGEQLEELIRNFPILDEDLVGFDPSCFLEDTSTAADASFLCKNSNAGVDGLLAPSSATPVEPPTLPVAQPEQPPLSSTTSNRHGDQQRQITSANCSSKRSTPQEKQDGGSGKRRRKSGLTVVRPFSVVKPGPRGVDGVETLADINERILTPSARPVRHPVGEFACAPRASAGGDRPAPSGKAVTGFTRLHTARKGTITVIRSSG; this comes from the exons ATGGAAACGGCCGAACTGCAGGAGAGGCAGCATGCCTGGCGGTGGCCTCTGGACGCCATGGCCTGCAGCAGCGGCAGGTGTTGCCTTCAGCTCGAGTGGGATCCGCAGCTGATCAGGTACTTCGGCGGCCTAGGCGTGctgggcgtcggcggcggcggtaatCCTGACGATCATGGTGCCATCGAGCACGAGCTCGGACTCTTCTTCCCCAAGT GCATGGAGTTGCCGGGTTCTTCAGAGCCGCCGCTGGACGATGTGATGGAGTGGTCCGGGGAGCAGTTGGAAGAACTGATCCGA AATTTCCCCATCCTAGACGAGGATCTGGTAGGCTTCGATCCCAGCTGCTTTCTCGAGGATACAAGCACCGCTGCTGATGCTTCTTTCCTGTGCAAGAATTCGAATGCAG GGGTTGACGGTCTTCTGGCCCCGAGCTCTGCCACACCGGTGGAGCCGCCCACATTGCCGGTGGCGCAGCCGGAGCAGCCTCCCCTCAGCTCGACCACGTCCAATCGCCACGGCGACCAACAGCGCCAGATCACTAGCGCCAACTGTTCTTCCAAACGCTCGACGCCACAAGAAA AGCAGGATGGAGGGAGCGGCAAGAGGCGCAGGAAGTCAGGGCTTACGGTGGTGCGCCCGTTCTCGGTGGTGAAGCCCGGCCCCCGCGGGGTGGACGGCGTCGAGACGCTGGCCGACATCAACGAGCGGATCCTGACGCCGTCGGCGAGGCCCGTCCGGCACCCCGTGGGGGAGTTCGCGTGCGCCCCGCGCGCGTCGGCGGGCGGCGACCGGCCGGCCCCGTCCGGCAAGGCAGTCACCGGTTTCACCAGGTTGCACACCGCCCGGAAGGGCACGATCACCGTCATAAGGTCATCTGGATAA
- the LOC119305273 gene encoding uncharacterized protein LOC119305273 isoform X1, whose amino-acid sequence METAELQERQHAWRWPLDAMACSSGRCCLQLEWDPQLIRYFGGLGVLGVGGGGNPDDHGAIEHELGLFFPKCMELPGSSEPPLDDVMEWSGEQLEELIRNFPILDEDLVGFDPSCFLEDTSTAADASFLCKNSNAGVDGLLAPSSATPVEPPTLPVAQPEQPPLSSTTSNRHGDQQRQITSANCSSKRSTPQETEQDGGSGKRRRKSGLTVVRPFSVVKPGPRGVDGVETLADINERILTPSARPVRHPVGEFACAPRASAGGDRPAPSGKAVTGFTRLHTARKGTITVIRSSG is encoded by the exons ATGGAAACGGCCGAACTGCAGGAGAGGCAGCATGCCTGGCGGTGGCCTCTGGACGCCATGGCCTGCAGCAGCGGCAGGTGTTGCCTTCAGCTCGAGTGGGATCCGCAGCTGATCAGGTACTTCGGCGGCCTAGGCGTGctgggcgtcggcggcggcggtaatCCTGACGATCATGGTGCCATCGAGCACGAGCTCGGACTCTTCTTCCCCAAGT GCATGGAGTTGCCGGGTTCTTCAGAGCCGCCGCTGGACGATGTGATGGAGTGGTCCGGGGAGCAGTTGGAAGAACTGATCCGA AATTTCCCCATCCTAGACGAGGATCTGGTAGGCTTCGATCCCAGCTGCTTTCTCGAGGATACAAGCACCGCTGCTGATGCTTCTTTCCTGTGCAAGAATTCGAATGCAG GGGTTGACGGTCTTCTGGCCCCGAGCTCTGCCACACCGGTGGAGCCGCCCACATTGCCGGTGGCGCAGCCGGAGCAGCCTCCCCTCAGCTCGACCACGTCCAATCGCCACGGCGACCAACAGCGCCAGATCACTAGCGCCAACTGTTCTTCCAAACGCTCGACGCCACAAGAAA CAGAGCAGGATGGAGGGAGCGGCAAGAGGCGCAGGAAGTCAGGGCTTACGGTGGTGCGCCCGTTCTCGGTGGTGAAGCCCGGCCCCCGCGGGGTGGACGGCGTCGAGACGCTGGCCGACATCAACGAGCGGATCCTGACGCCGTCGGCGAGGCCCGTCCGGCACCCCGTGGGGGAGTTCGCGTGCGCCCCGCGCGCGTCGGCGGGCGGCGACCGGCCGGCCCCGTCCGGCAAGGCAGTCACCGGTTTCACCAGGTTGCACACCGCCCGGAAGGGCACGATCACCGTCATAAGGTCATCTGGATAA